In Siniperca chuatsi isolate FFG_IHB_CAS linkage group LG20, ASM2008510v1, whole genome shotgun sequence, the following proteins share a genomic window:
- the LOC122867569 gene encoding SPRY domain-containing SOCS box protein 3-like isoform X4 — protein MLRRGRNGRARHLAWSETRQETETMAVIQTSDREEWEGQTTTQISDLESEVDYLPSSHTVSEVLALPSTVPVIGESFCQCERQEELSPGFSVTSNCLCGEEDQGFAWVWDEHFKSSGAFLSCDNRKVSFHSDYSCGTAAIRGTKELADGQHFWEVKMTSPVYGTDMMVGIGTSEVNLEKFKYSFGSLLGHDEDSWGLSYTGHFQHKGDKVKFSSRFGQGSIIGVHLDTWHGTLTFYKNRHCIGVAATRLQNKKFYPMVCSTAAKSGMKVIRACYTPTSLQYLCCARLRQLLPCCPDILNALELPPGLRNLLHARLGWVFTLSSSPEASEQHSDLPEDFQEEMSLPSCPSSSPILSPVSTLSACAPPSPCTSPFPDTVPYQCPCQMSPQTQPCTCHCPPTPPSSDYDSCCSEPEDYQCKRCRWT, from the exons CCATGGCAGTGATCCAGACATCAGACAGGGAGGAATGGGAAGGCCAGACAACGACACAG ATCAGCGACCTGGAGTCGGAGGTGGATTACTTGCCGAGTTCTCACACCGTATCTGAGGTGTTGGCCTTGCCCAGCACAGTACCGGTGATAGGGGAGTCTTTCTGCCAGTGTGAGCGACAGGAAGAGCTCAGCCCGGGCTTCAGTGTCACCAGCAACTGCCTCTGTGGGGAGGAGGATCAGG GTTTTGCCTGGGTGTGGGATGAGCACTTCAAGTCTTCCGGAGCCTTCCTTAGCTGTGACAACAGGAAGGTGAGCTTTCACTCAGACTACAGCTGCGGCACAGCTGCCATCCGCGGCACCAAGGAGCTCGCAGACGGCCAACACTTCTGGGAAGTCAAGATGACCTCTCCGGTCTACGGAACAGACATG ATGGTGGGAATTGGAACTTCAGAGGTGAACCTGGAGAAGTTCAAATACAGCTTTGGCAGCCTGCTGGGCCATGATGAAGACAGTTGGGGTCTCTCCTACACAG GTCACTTCCAGCACAAAGGGGACAAAGTGAAGTTCTCCTCTCGGTTCGGCCAAGGCTCCATCATAGGAGTGCACCTGGACACCTGGCATGGCACCCTGACCTTCTACAAGAATCGGCACTGCATAG GTGTTGCTGCCACTAGGCTGCAAAACAAGAAGTTCTACCCCATGGTGTGCTCCACAGCAGCCAAAAGCGGTATGAAGGTGATCCGTGCCTGCTATACACCCACCTCCCTGCAGTACCTTTGCTGTGCCCGGCTCCGTCAACTGTTGCCCTGCTGCCCAGACATACTTAATGCCCTGGAGCTGCCCCCAGGCCTGCGCAACCTCCTCCACGCACGGCTAGGCTGGGTCTTCACCCTCAGCAGCAGCCCTGAAGCCTCGGAGCAGCACAGCGACTTGCCTGAGGATTTCCAAGAGGAGATGAGCCTGCCTTCCTGCCCCAGCTCCAGCCCCATCCTGAGCCCAGTATCCACCCTGAGTGCCTGCGCCCCCCCAAGCCCCTGCACCAGCCCGTTTCCTGACACAGTCCCATACCAGTGCCCCTGTCAAATGTCACCTCAAACTCAACCCTGCACTTGCCACTGCCCTCCAACTCCTCCCAGCAGCGACTACGACAGCTGCTGCTCCGAGCCAGAGGATTACCAATGCAAAAGATGCCGCTGGACATGA
- the LOC122867569 gene encoding SPRY domain-containing SOCS box protein 3-like isoform X3, with amino-acid sequence MNFVGNRAAMLRRGRNGRARHLAWSETRQETETMAVIQTSDREEWEGQTTTQISDLESEVDYLPSSHTVSEVLALPSTVPVIGESFCQCERQEELSPGFSVTSNCLCGEEDQGFAWVWDEHFKSSGAFLSCDNRKVSFHSDYSCGTAAIRGTKELADGQHFWEVKMTSPVYGTDMMVGIGTSEVNLEKFKYSFGSLLGHDEDSWGLSYTGHFQHKGDKVKFSSRFGQGSIIGVHLDTWHGTLTFYKNRHCIGVAATRLQNKKFYPMVCSTAAKSGMKVIRACYTPTSLQYLCCARLRQLLPCCPDILNALELPPGLRNLLHARLGWVFTLSSSPEASEQHSDLPEDFQEEMSLPSCPSSSPILSPVSTLSACAPPSPCTSPFPDTVPYQCPCQMSPQTQPCTCHCPPTPPSSDYDSCCSEPEDYQCKRCRWT; translated from the exons CCATGGCAGTGATCCAGACATCAGACAGGGAGGAATGGGAAGGCCAGACAACGACACAG ATCAGCGACCTGGAGTCGGAGGTGGATTACTTGCCGAGTTCTCACACCGTATCTGAGGTGTTGGCCTTGCCCAGCACAGTACCGGTGATAGGGGAGTCTTTCTGCCAGTGTGAGCGACAGGAAGAGCTCAGCCCGGGCTTCAGTGTCACCAGCAACTGCCTCTGTGGGGAGGAGGATCAGG GTTTTGCCTGGGTGTGGGATGAGCACTTCAAGTCTTCCGGAGCCTTCCTTAGCTGTGACAACAGGAAGGTGAGCTTTCACTCAGACTACAGCTGCGGCACAGCTGCCATCCGCGGCACCAAGGAGCTCGCAGACGGCCAACACTTCTGGGAAGTCAAGATGACCTCTCCGGTCTACGGAACAGACATG ATGGTGGGAATTGGAACTTCAGAGGTGAACCTGGAGAAGTTCAAATACAGCTTTGGCAGCCTGCTGGGCCATGATGAAGACAGTTGGGGTCTCTCCTACACAG GTCACTTCCAGCACAAAGGGGACAAAGTGAAGTTCTCCTCTCGGTTCGGCCAAGGCTCCATCATAGGAGTGCACCTGGACACCTGGCATGGCACCCTGACCTTCTACAAGAATCGGCACTGCATAG GTGTTGCTGCCACTAGGCTGCAAAACAAGAAGTTCTACCCCATGGTGTGCTCCACAGCAGCCAAAAGCGGTATGAAGGTGATCCGTGCCTGCTATACACCCACCTCCCTGCAGTACCTTTGCTGTGCCCGGCTCCGTCAACTGTTGCCCTGCTGCCCAGACATACTTAATGCCCTGGAGCTGCCCCCAGGCCTGCGCAACCTCCTCCACGCACGGCTAGGCTGGGTCTTCACCCTCAGCAGCAGCCCTGAAGCCTCGGAGCAGCACAGCGACTTGCCTGAGGATTTCCAAGAGGAGATGAGCCTGCCTTCCTGCCCCAGCTCCAGCCCCATCCTGAGCCCAGTATCCACCCTGAGTGCCTGCGCCCCCCCAAGCCCCTGCACCAGCCCGTTTCCTGACACAGTCCCATACCAGTGCCCCTGTCAAATGTCACCTCAAACTCAACCCTGCACTTGCCACTGCCCTCCAACTCCTCCCAGCAGCGACTACGACAGCTGCTGCTCCGAGCCAGAGGATTACCAATGCAAAAGATGCCGCTGGACATGA
- the LOC122867569 gene encoding SPRY domain-containing SOCS box protein 3-like isoform X1, translating into MLRTQGRSHRSNTTSQAAMLRRGRNGRARHLAWSETRQETETMAVIQTSDREEWEGQTTTQISDLESEVDYLPSSHTVSEVLALPSTVPVIGESFCQCERQEELSPGFSVTSNCLCGEEDQGFAWVWDEHFKSSGAFLSCDNRKVSFHSDYSCGTAAIRGTKELADGQHFWEVKMTSPVYGTDMMVGIGTSEVNLEKFKYSFGSLLGHDEDSWGLSYTGHFQHKGDKVKFSSRFGQGSIIGVHLDTWHGTLTFYKNRHCIGVAATRLQNKKFYPMVCSTAAKSGMKVIRACYTPTSLQYLCCARLRQLLPCCPDILNALELPPGLRNLLHARLGWVFTLSSSPEASEQHSDLPEDFQEEMSLPSCPSSSPILSPVSTLSACAPPSPCTSPFPDTVPYQCPCQMSPQTQPCTCHCPPTPPSSDYDSCCSEPEDYQCKRCRWT; encoded by the exons CCATGGCAGTGATCCAGACATCAGACAGGGAGGAATGGGAAGGCCAGACAACGACACAG ATCAGCGACCTGGAGTCGGAGGTGGATTACTTGCCGAGTTCTCACACCGTATCTGAGGTGTTGGCCTTGCCCAGCACAGTACCGGTGATAGGGGAGTCTTTCTGCCAGTGTGAGCGACAGGAAGAGCTCAGCCCGGGCTTCAGTGTCACCAGCAACTGCCTCTGTGGGGAGGAGGATCAGG GTTTTGCCTGGGTGTGGGATGAGCACTTCAAGTCTTCCGGAGCCTTCCTTAGCTGTGACAACAGGAAGGTGAGCTTTCACTCAGACTACAGCTGCGGCACAGCTGCCATCCGCGGCACCAAGGAGCTCGCAGACGGCCAACACTTCTGGGAAGTCAAGATGACCTCTCCGGTCTACGGAACAGACATG ATGGTGGGAATTGGAACTTCAGAGGTGAACCTGGAGAAGTTCAAATACAGCTTTGGCAGCCTGCTGGGCCATGATGAAGACAGTTGGGGTCTCTCCTACACAG GTCACTTCCAGCACAAAGGGGACAAAGTGAAGTTCTCCTCTCGGTTCGGCCAAGGCTCCATCATAGGAGTGCACCTGGACACCTGGCATGGCACCCTGACCTTCTACAAGAATCGGCACTGCATAG GTGTTGCTGCCACTAGGCTGCAAAACAAGAAGTTCTACCCCATGGTGTGCTCCACAGCAGCCAAAAGCGGTATGAAGGTGATCCGTGCCTGCTATACACCCACCTCCCTGCAGTACCTTTGCTGTGCCCGGCTCCGTCAACTGTTGCCCTGCTGCCCAGACATACTTAATGCCCTGGAGCTGCCCCCAGGCCTGCGCAACCTCCTCCACGCACGGCTAGGCTGGGTCTTCACCCTCAGCAGCAGCCCTGAAGCCTCGGAGCAGCACAGCGACTTGCCTGAGGATTTCCAAGAGGAGATGAGCCTGCCTTCCTGCCCCAGCTCCAGCCCCATCCTGAGCCCAGTATCCACCCTGAGTGCCTGCGCCCCCCCAAGCCCCTGCACCAGCCCGTTTCCTGACACAGTCCCATACCAGTGCCCCTGTCAAATGTCACCTCAAACTCAACCCTGCACTTGCCACTGCCCTCCAACTCCTCCCAGCAGCGACTACGACAGCTGCTGCTCCGAGCCAGAGGATTACCAATGCAAAAGATGCCGCTGGACATGA
- the mfsd1l gene encoding major facilitator superfamily domain-containing protein 1 isoform X2: protein MPSMLGLGVFLFSFLCVLGSSLFALGSHFKGTPYLLPLMLTGRLLFGSGNGSLTIVQNRITAFWFKGKELALAFGLTLAFSRLGSVLNFFLTQKFEEKYGMQWTLWGGALLCVLGFISAIIVSALDKIGMRQLGLDGAIQEESRKVRIQDVKLLSLRYWLLVLTIMFFYNGIFPFIADASKFIQDKYNGYSQKEAAYIAGAVYDSSLVLSASVGILIDYVGLRGIFAVACAVLTLPVFGLLAFTFVPPLISTIWLGVTYSFAAASMWPSIPLVVPQATLGTAMGLATSVQMVGIGVSNLVVGQILGTKSSETKIPLWRWQRMMIFMLANTISCIVTSVLLNIVDHRQGGVLNKTTKRSEQAERDSEREPLNQGEEEQNEGEEDKAVRSRPINS, encoded by the exons ATGCCATCTATGCTTGGAc tTGGAGtatttctgttctcttttctgtgtgttttgggCTCGTCGCTGTTTGCACTGGGTTCCCACTTCAAAGGAACTCCCTATCTGCTGCCACTTATGCTCACAGGCCGACTACTGTTTGGATCAGGCAATGGATCTCTGACCA TTGTTCAGAACCGCATCACAGCCTTCTGGTTCAAAGGGAAGGAGCTGGCCTTGGCTTTCGGTCTGACCCTGGCTTTCTCTCGCCTGGGTTCAGTCTTGAACTTCTTCCTCACCCAGAAGTTTGAAGAAAAATATGGCATGCAGTGGACACTCTGGGGTG gTGCTCTACTGTGTGTGCTGGGCTTTATATCCGCCATTATAGTCAGTGCCCTGGACAAGATCGGAATGAGGCAGCTGGGTCTTGATGGCGCCATCCAAGAGGAGTCCCGCAAAGTG agGATTCAGGATGTGAAGCTCCTGTCACTAAGATACTGGCTGCTGGTTCTCACCATCATGTTCTTCTACAACGGCATCTTCCCATTCATCGCAGATGCCAG TAAGTTCATTCAGGATAAGTATAATGGCTACAGTCAGAAGGAGGCGGCCTACATCGCCGGGGCAGTTTATGACAGCTCACTGGTCCTCTCAGCCAGCGTGGGCATTCTCATA GATTATGTGGGTCTACGGGGTATTTTCGCAGTGGCCTGCGCCGTCCTCACACTGCCTGTGTTTGGACTCCTGGCCTTCACCTTTgtccctcctctcatctccaCCATATGGCTGGGAGTCACTTACTCctttgctgct GCAAGCATGTGGCCGTCTATTCCTCTCGTGGTACCTCAGGCGACTCTGGGAACAGCCATGGGTCTGGCCACCTCTGTACAGATGGTTGGGATTGGGGTGTCTAATCTGGTTGTTGGGCAGATTCTGGGGACTAAATCCAG CGAAACTAAAATTCCATTGTGGCGTTGGCAGAGGATGATGATCTTCATGTTGGCCAACACCATCAGCTGCATCGTCACCTCAGTGCTGCTCAACATTGTCGACCATAGACAG gGCGGGGTGCTGAACAAGACAACCAAGAGGTcagagcaggcagagagagactcAGAAAGAGAGCCGCTCAACCAGGGAGAGGAAGAGCAAAATGAGGGTGAGGAGGACAAGGCGGTCAGATCTCGTCCTATCAACTCCTAA
- the LOC122867569 gene encoding SPRY domain-containing SOCS box protein 3-like isoform X2 gives MSHCKTVYRKTTVRAAMLRRGRNGRARHLAWSETRQETETMAVIQTSDREEWEGQTTTQISDLESEVDYLPSSHTVSEVLALPSTVPVIGESFCQCERQEELSPGFSVTSNCLCGEEDQGFAWVWDEHFKSSGAFLSCDNRKVSFHSDYSCGTAAIRGTKELADGQHFWEVKMTSPVYGTDMMVGIGTSEVNLEKFKYSFGSLLGHDEDSWGLSYTGHFQHKGDKVKFSSRFGQGSIIGVHLDTWHGTLTFYKNRHCIGVAATRLQNKKFYPMVCSTAAKSGMKVIRACYTPTSLQYLCCARLRQLLPCCPDILNALELPPGLRNLLHARLGWVFTLSSSPEASEQHSDLPEDFQEEMSLPSCPSSSPILSPVSTLSACAPPSPCTSPFPDTVPYQCPCQMSPQTQPCTCHCPPTPPSSDYDSCCSEPEDYQCKRCRWT, from the exons CCATGGCAGTGATCCAGACATCAGACAGGGAGGAATGGGAAGGCCAGACAACGACACAG ATCAGCGACCTGGAGTCGGAGGTGGATTACTTGCCGAGTTCTCACACCGTATCTGAGGTGTTGGCCTTGCCCAGCACAGTACCGGTGATAGGGGAGTCTTTCTGCCAGTGTGAGCGACAGGAAGAGCTCAGCCCGGGCTTCAGTGTCACCAGCAACTGCCTCTGTGGGGAGGAGGATCAGG GTTTTGCCTGGGTGTGGGATGAGCACTTCAAGTCTTCCGGAGCCTTCCTTAGCTGTGACAACAGGAAGGTGAGCTTTCACTCAGACTACAGCTGCGGCACAGCTGCCATCCGCGGCACCAAGGAGCTCGCAGACGGCCAACACTTCTGGGAAGTCAAGATGACCTCTCCGGTCTACGGAACAGACATG ATGGTGGGAATTGGAACTTCAGAGGTGAACCTGGAGAAGTTCAAATACAGCTTTGGCAGCCTGCTGGGCCATGATGAAGACAGTTGGGGTCTCTCCTACACAG GTCACTTCCAGCACAAAGGGGACAAAGTGAAGTTCTCCTCTCGGTTCGGCCAAGGCTCCATCATAGGAGTGCACCTGGACACCTGGCATGGCACCCTGACCTTCTACAAGAATCGGCACTGCATAG GTGTTGCTGCCACTAGGCTGCAAAACAAGAAGTTCTACCCCATGGTGTGCTCCACAGCAGCCAAAAGCGGTATGAAGGTGATCCGTGCCTGCTATACACCCACCTCCCTGCAGTACCTTTGCTGTGCCCGGCTCCGTCAACTGTTGCCCTGCTGCCCAGACATACTTAATGCCCTGGAGCTGCCCCCAGGCCTGCGCAACCTCCTCCACGCACGGCTAGGCTGGGTCTTCACCCTCAGCAGCAGCCCTGAAGCCTCGGAGCAGCACAGCGACTTGCCTGAGGATTTCCAAGAGGAGATGAGCCTGCCTTCCTGCCCCAGCTCCAGCCCCATCCTGAGCCCAGTATCCACCCTGAGTGCCTGCGCCCCCCCAAGCCCCTGCACCAGCCCGTTTCCTGACACAGTCCCATACCAGTGCCCCTGTCAAATGTCACCTCAAACTCAACCCTGCACTTGCCACTGCCCTCCAACTCCTCCCAGCAGCGACTACGACAGCTGCTGCTCCGAGCCAGAGGATTACCAATGCAAAAGATGCCGCTGGACATGA
- the mfsd1l gene encoding major facilitator superfamily domain-containing protein 1 isoform X1 yields the protein MTQPAEKVYYRFVVLFFNCLLTFGSYFCFDIPSVLQDQFQGNLTCPNATVINGTVDCVEGLGMSPQQYNLLYAIYAWTNAVVVVLAGFLIDKLGNRFGVFLFSFLCVLGSSLFALGSHFKGTPYLLPLMLTGRLLFGSGNGSLTIVQNRITAFWFKGKELALAFGLTLAFSRLGSVLNFFLTQKFEEKYGMQWTLWGGALLCVLGFISAIIVSALDKIGMRQLGLDGAIQEESRKVRIQDVKLLSLRYWLLVLTIMFFYNGIFPFIADASKFIQDKYNGYSQKEAAYIAGAVYDSSLVLSASVGILIDYVGLRGIFAVACAVLTLPVFGLLAFTFVPPLISTIWLGVTYSFAAASMWPSIPLVVPQATLGTAMGLATSVQMVGIGVSNLVVGQILGTKSSETKIPLWRWQRMMIFMLANTISCIVTSVLLNIVDHRQGGVLNKTTKRSEQAERDSEREPLNQGEEEQNEGEEDKAVRSRPINS from the exons ATGACGCAGCCGGCGGAGAAAG tgtattatCGCTTTGTGGTGCTGTTCTTCAACTGCCTGCTGACATTTGGCTCCTACTTCTGCTTTGACATCCCCAGTGTTTTGCAGGATCAGTTCCAAGGG AACCTGACATGTCCCAATGCAACAGTGATCAATGGGACAGTGGACTGTGTCGAGGGATTGGGGATGAGTCCTCAGCAGTACAATCTTCTTTATGCCATCTATGCTTGGAc GAATGCAGTAGTGGTGGTCCTGGCTGGGTTCTTGATTGACAAATTAGGAAATCGCT tTGGAGtatttctgttctcttttctgtgtgttttgggCTCGTCGCTGTTTGCACTGGGTTCCCACTTCAAAGGAACTCCCTATCTGCTGCCACTTATGCTCACAGGCCGACTACTGTTTGGATCAGGCAATGGATCTCTGACCA TTGTTCAGAACCGCATCACAGCCTTCTGGTTCAAAGGGAAGGAGCTGGCCTTGGCTTTCGGTCTGACCCTGGCTTTCTCTCGCCTGGGTTCAGTCTTGAACTTCTTCCTCACCCAGAAGTTTGAAGAAAAATATGGCATGCAGTGGACACTCTGGGGTG gTGCTCTACTGTGTGTGCTGGGCTTTATATCCGCCATTATAGTCAGTGCCCTGGACAAGATCGGAATGAGGCAGCTGGGTCTTGATGGCGCCATCCAAGAGGAGTCCCGCAAAGTG agGATTCAGGATGTGAAGCTCCTGTCACTAAGATACTGGCTGCTGGTTCTCACCATCATGTTCTTCTACAACGGCATCTTCCCATTCATCGCAGATGCCAG TAAGTTCATTCAGGATAAGTATAATGGCTACAGTCAGAAGGAGGCGGCCTACATCGCCGGGGCAGTTTATGACAGCTCACTGGTCCTCTCAGCCAGCGTGGGCATTCTCATA GATTATGTGGGTCTACGGGGTATTTTCGCAGTGGCCTGCGCCGTCCTCACACTGCCTGTGTTTGGACTCCTGGCCTTCACCTTTgtccctcctctcatctccaCCATATGGCTGGGAGTCACTTACTCctttgctgct GCAAGCATGTGGCCGTCTATTCCTCTCGTGGTACCTCAGGCGACTCTGGGAACAGCCATGGGTCTGGCCACCTCTGTACAGATGGTTGGGATTGGGGTGTCTAATCTGGTTGTTGGGCAGATTCTGGGGACTAAATCCAG CGAAACTAAAATTCCATTGTGGCGTTGGCAGAGGATGATGATCTTCATGTTGGCCAACACCATCAGCTGCATCGTCACCTCAGTGCTGCTCAACATTGTCGACCATAGACAG gGCGGGGTGCTGAACAAGACAACCAAGAGGTcagagcaggcagagagagactcAGAAAGAGAGCCGCTCAACCAGGGAGAGGAAGAGCAAAATGAGGGTGAGGAGGACAAGGCGGTCAGATCTCGTCCTATCAACTCCTAA
- the LOC122867568 gene encoding probable crossover junction endonuclease EME2 encodes MSVLRRAKTWEISDSEESDAETKPDLNRDEGSQIVTVSADFIEYQSSDHKCKTLPSSAKESESCQTSTLSPPRPDGCGTPSPARKRRTKEEIEADRQTARERKEARERQRAARAQEKEERRQEQQRRREAAENLKRLRPENCLKCLTVCIDPALLQQDGSDILLDTLATFEWRIGIESQQLPRSIAWTRDLPQGDDGKGSVEEEHVVLVLCLTDFMDVVISVKKMLDSEGEEMGVGSFLSPLLECLNRDSKKVVTLLVTDSEPDYRTDARGVHLPDETLQSKLGMEDLDIEEVLVYLQLCKNISLVFLDGWQEVTNHVCAVTKALSKRPFKLLTERAELPFCVDGSWASGFRVERDGSGLIQVWSKQIQQLNRVSPAVASTVTAAYPSPQLLLQAYQSLGSEEDRKGLLSGLLVKSGGKERRIGPEISARVYRCFTAQNPQLVLD; translated from the exons ATGTCTGTGTTGCGCAGAGCCAAAACatgggaaatatctgactctgaGGAAAGCGACGCTGAGACAAAGCCCGATTTAAACCGTGATGAGGGCAGTCAAATAGTAACAGTCAGCGCAGACTTTATAGAGTATCAGAGTTCAGACCATAAGTGCAAAACCCTCCCATCGTCAGCCAAAGAAAGCGAGTCATGTCAAACTTCTACTTTGTCTCCCCCGCGACCAGATGGATGTGGCACACCAAGTCCTGCAAGAAAACGCCGAACCAAGGAGGAGATAGaggcggacagacagacagccagggagaggaaggaggcgagagagaggcagagagctgcCAGAGcccaggagaaggaggagaggagacaggagcagcagaggaggagagaggctgCGGAGAACCTGAAGCGTCTCAGGCCAGAGAACTGCCTCAAGTGTCTGACTGTCTGCATAGACCCAG CTCTTCTGCAACAGGATGGCTCAGACATCTTGCTGGACACCCTGGCTACCTTTGAGTGGAGAATTGGCATTGAGAGTCAGCAGCTCCCACGCAGCATCGCCTGGACCAGAGATCTACCTCAG GGAGATGATGGAAAGGGCTCGGTGGAGGAGGAGCATGTGGTTCTGGTGCTGTGTCTGACCGACTTCATGGACGTGGTGATATCTGTGAAGAAA ATGCTAGACAGTGAAGGGGAGGAGATGGGGGTGGGGTCTTTCCTCAGTCCTCTTTTGGAGTGTCTCAACCGTGATTCCAAGAAGGTGGTCACTCTCTTAGTGACAGACTCTGAGCCAGATTACAG GACAGATGCTCGTGGTGTGCATTTACCAGATGAGACGCTACAATCCAAATTGGGGATGGAGGATCTGGACATCGAGGAG GTTCTTGTGTACCTACAGCTCTGCAAGAATATCTCACTGGTCTTCCTGGATGGCTGGCAGGAGGTCACTAACCATGTGTGTGCTGTCACCAAGGCCTTATCAAAGCGCCCTTTCAA ACTGCTGACAGAGCGAGCAGAGCTGCCCTTCTGCGTGGATGGTTCGTGGGCCAGCGGGTTTCGGGTGGAGAGGGACGGCTCGGGGCTGATCCAGGTCTGGAGCAAGCAGATCCAACAGCTGAACAGAGTTAGCCCTGCCGTGGCCTCCACTGTGACCGCAGCCTACCCGtctcctcagctgctgctgcag gcgtACCAGAGCTTGGggtcagaggaggacagaaaggGGCTGCTGTCTGGTCTCTTAGTGAAAAGCGGAGGTAAAGAGAGGCGTATAGGGCCGGAGATATCAGCCAGAGTGTACCGCTGCTTCACAGCCCAGAACCCCCAGCTGGTCCTGGACTAA